A single genomic interval of Streptomyces sp. BA2 harbors:
- a CDS encoding Ppx/GppA phosphatase family protein: MRLGVLDVGSNTVHLLVVDAHPGARPLPAYSHKADLRLAQLLDEAGAIGPEGVDRLVGTVRDAMEAAEDKGVEDLLPFATSAVREASNADQVLARVREETGVDLQVLTGAEEARLTFLAARRWFGWSAGKLLVIDIGGGSLEIAYGIDEEPDAAVSLPLGAGRLTSAWFRQDPPDPGDVKALRRHARAQIARTVGEFSRFGAPDHVVATSKTFKQLARLAGAARSAEGLYVQRELKRKSLEDWVPQLAAMTTAERSELPGVSEGRAGQLLAGALVAEGAMDLFGVETLEICPWALREGVILRRLDHLPATQVTATDDGA; encoded by the coding sequence ATGAGACTCGGTGTCCTCGACGTAGGTTCGAACACGGTGCATCTGCTGGTGGTGGACGCCCACCCCGGCGCGCGCCCGCTGCCCGCGTATTCGCACAAGGCGGACCTGCGCCTCGCCCAACTCCTCGACGAGGCCGGGGCGATCGGCCCCGAAGGTGTCGACCGCCTGGTCGGCACCGTCCGTGACGCGATGGAGGCCGCCGAGGACAAGGGTGTGGAGGATCTGCTGCCGTTCGCGACCTCCGCCGTACGCGAGGCCAGCAACGCCGATCAGGTCCTCGCCCGCGTCAGGGAGGAGACCGGCGTCGATCTCCAGGTCCTCACCGGAGCCGAGGAGGCCCGCCTCACCTTCCTCGCGGCCCGCCGCTGGTTCGGCTGGTCGGCGGGAAAGCTCCTGGTCATCGACATCGGCGGCGGCTCGCTGGAGATCGCGTACGGCATCGACGAGGAACCCGACGCCGCCGTCAGCCTGCCGCTCGGCGCCGGCCGTCTGACGTCCGCGTGGTTCCGCCAGGACCCGCCGGACCCCGGCGACGTGAAGGCGCTGCGGCGGCACGCGCGTGCCCAGATCGCGCGCACGGTGGGGGAGTTCAGCCGTTTCGGGGCCCCCGATCACGTCGTGGCGACGTCGAAGACGTTCAAGCAGCTGGCCAGGCTCGCGGGCGCCGCGCGCTCCGCCGAGGGCCTCTACGTCCAGCGTGAGCTGAAGCGGAAGTCCCTGGAGGACTGGGTCCCGCAGCTGGCCGCGATGACGACGGCCGAGCGCTCCGAGCTGCCCGGAGTCTCCGAGGGCCGGGCCGGCCAACTGCTCGCGGGGGCGCTCGTCGCCGAGGGCGCGATGGATCTCTTCGGGGTCGAGACGCTGGAGATCTGCCCGTGGGCGCTGCGCGAGGGCGTGATCCTGCGCCGGCTCGACCACCTTCCTGCGACCCAGGTCACCGCCACCGACGACGGTGCGTAG